The genomic interval ATCAAATGATGACAGCGGGGGAACTTACCCATCCGAGGGGAAGGAGGGGATCACAGCAGGTGATGCAGCGCCTGATCTGGCCTGTGCCCACAGAACATCGACTGATGGGCCGCGAACACAGAAAAACGAAAGGCCATCCGCGAGGATGGCCTTTTGTCATGGAATCTGATGGTGCCCGGGGTCGGACTCGAACCGACACGTCTTGCAACGGCGGATTTTGAATCCGCTGCGTCTACCGATTTCGCCACCCGGGCAACTGCGAGGGATTATACGAATGGCGTTTTGCCATGCAAGGTGTTTTTCTTGCGCGGCCACCGTTTGCTCAATTATTCAACGCCTTGCCGATGTTCGGCCAGTTACATAGAATGCCCGCATCATATTAATGGAATAATCATCATGGCCAAGCGCAAGACCCCCTCCTCTCTCCAGCCTCCCCCCCAGCACCAGCACCCTTCGGCCGGCCTGCTGCGGCGCCTGGGTGCCCTGCTCTATGACTACCTGGTGGTCATCGCCTTGCTGATCATCGCCGGTTTCATCGGCATGGGGGTGGCGTACCTGCTGCTGGCTACCGGGATGGCGACAGTCCCGGAGGGCAAGGATGCGGCCTGGCTGCTCACCAGCCCTCTCTACAGCGCCTGGCTCGCCCTGGTGATCTGCGGCTTCTACACCTGGTTCTGGACCCGCGCCGGCCAGACCATCGGCATGCGTGCCTGGCGTCTGCGCATCCAGAATCTGGACGGCAGTAACATTCGTATCACCCAGGCCCTGATCCGGCTCGCGACCTCGGCCTTCGGCCTCGGCAACCTGATGTGC from Aeromonas rivipollensis carries:
- a CDS encoding RDD family protein; amino-acid sequence: MAKRKTPSSLQPPPQHQHPSAGLLRRLGALLYDYLVVIALLIIAGFIGMGVAYLLLATGMATVPEGKDAAWLLTSPLYSAWLALVICGFYTWFWTRAGQTIGMRAWRLRIQNLDGSNIRITQALIRLATSAFGLGNLMCVFNRERPRAFQDIWAECEVVVLSKQENLEQLNK